Genomic DNA from Sporosarcina sp. ANT_H38:
AGTGTTTTTGCCACGCCCCAAGCAATACTCCGTTCATTTGCCACGCCCATTACAACAATATTTTTACCTTTAATTTTAAGTAAGTCTTCCATAGTAACCTCCTGAGTAGGTAATGAAAATGTATATACCTATTATTAGTACCAGATGCTAAAGGAATTATAGCATATTTGTTCAGATATTGTGAATAGCTACAAGTTAAAAATGAAAACGTATTCAAAAACACACTGTTCAAATATAAATAAAAATACAGTTGACTTTATAATTATGCATACATATAATGAGGATAACTTATAAACAGGGGTGATTGTAATGAAAGTAGGAATCATTGGCGCATCAGGGTATGGTGGACTTGAGTTGATCCGGCTACTGCACAACCACCCTGAAGTCGAACAAATTGAATTATTCACTTCATCTGAAGAAGGAACGGTATTTTCGCATAAGTATTCACATCTTATGAATATAGTCGATCAGTCACTACAAAAAATAGAGCTAGATAGATTAGCAGAATTCGATGTCGTTTTTTCAAGTGCTCCTGCTGGTGTAGCGAGTACATTGCTTCCTCCGTTAATCGGAAAAGGACCAAAGCTTATCGATTTGTCAGGAGATTTCCGTTTAAAAAATCTGTCTCAATATGAGCAGTGGTATAAAAAAGAGCCTGCACCTGCTTTAGCTGTTGAACAAAGCGTATATGGATTGACTGAATGGAATTATGATGCAATCCGGCAAGCGCAGTTAATTGCCAATCCGGGTTGTTATCCAACGGCGGTATTGTTGTCGCTTTTGCCATTGTTGAAAGCAAATGCAATCGATGCGAGCCAGTTAATTATCGATGCAAAGAGTGGCGTATCCGGTGCCGGCAATCAGCCAAGTCAAATGACACATTTCAGCGAGACGAATGAAAATACAGCTATCTATAAATTAAATCAGCATCAGCATATCCCCGAAATTGAGCAGGCCTTTGCATTGTTTGCAAAAGAAATACCACCTATCACATTTAGTACGCATCTCGTTCCGATGACAAGGGGAATTCTAGCGACGAGCTATGCACCAGTTGTGGAAGGGGTGTCGGAAGCTCAGCTCATAGAGTGTCTGAAAGATTCATATGCAAATCATCCATTTGTCCGTGTTATGCACGAAAAAGATAAGTTTGGCACCAATCAAGTATACGGCTCAAACTTTTGTGATTTGCTCGTAAAAGTTGACCCGCGGACGAATCGGGCAACAATCGTTTCTGTCATCGACAACTTAGTAAAAGGGGCAGCAGGGCAAGCAATTCAAAATATGAACGTACAATTCGGTCTCAAGGAAATAACTGGCCTGTCACTTGTCCCGGCATTTATCTAACTTAGGGGGAGTATTATGACGACAAATTTTTCAGCACTAAAGCGTATATCGGGAAATAACATCGTATCCCCAATTGGTTTCAAAGCTACAGGCATCCATTGTGGGATTAAATATAAAAAAAATGATTTGGCACTGCTCGTTAGCGAAGTACCAGCAAATGTTGCGGGAGTGTTTACAACGAATGCAATTCAGGCTGCACCACTAATTGTCACAAAAGAAGCCATGCAGCAAACGGGGAAAATGCAGGCGATCATTGTTAATTCGGGAAATGCGAATGCGTGTACGGGTCAGCAAGGATTGAAAGACGCCCGACTCATGCAACAAAAAGCTGCAGAAAAACTAGGAATCGCACCTGAGTTAGTTGGAGTTGCATCGACTGGAATTATTGGTGAAATGATGCGAATGGAACCGATTGTAAAAGGGATTCAAAAACTTCAACCAAATTCTGATTTAGAAGGCTCGATTTTGTTTTCACAAGCGATTCTTACGACTGATACAGTTACGAAAAATACAGCGTACAGCACAGTAATTGATGGTGAAAAAGTCATTATCGCTGGAACTGCAAAGGGCTCGGGAATGATTGATCCGAATATGGCAACAATGCTCGGTTTTATCACAACGGATGCTAGTATCGAATCCATTCATCTGCAGGCCGCACTCAAAACGGTTACGGATTTAACATTCAACTCCATTACTGTGGATGGCGATACTTCTACAAATGATATGGTGCTTGTTATGGCGAACGGCATGGCGGGGAATAATTCGTTGACACCGGCACATCCAGACTGGGAACAATTCATAGAAACTTTACATGCTGTTTCTCGAGACCTTGCGAAAATGATTGCGAAGGATGGAGAAGGTGCGACGAAGCTTATTGAAGTTGAAGTATCAGGAGCAGTTTCGGATATCGAGGCACGTAAGATTGCCAAAACAGTGGTTGGTTCACCGCTTGTGAAAACAGCTATCTTTGGTTGCGACGCCAACTGGGGAAGAATTATCGCTGCTGTAGGCTATAGTGGGGCAACGCTGGATCCAAATACGATTAAAATTAAGATTGGACCTACACCTGTTGTTGAAAACGGGGAGCCACTCCCATTTTCTGAAGCGCAATTACTTGCCTATTTGAAACAACCGGAAGTGAAAATCTTTGTCGATGTTCATCAGGGGAACGGTAAAGGAGTAGCATGGGGGTGCGACTTAACATATGACTATGTCCAAATCAACGCAACATATCGCTCGTAAACGAGTGGTTGTAAAGCTAGGTGGAAGTATGCTAGAAGGGTTGAATGAAGACTTTTTCGCGAATATTATACAACTGCAAAAAGCCGATAATGATGTTGTGCTTGTTCACGGAGGGGGACCTTTTATTAATAAAGAACTTGCCAAAAATAAAGTGTTATCATCCGTAGTTAACGGTATCCGTGTTACGTCGAAAGAGGCAGTAGGTATCGTTCAATCGACATTGATTGGTCAAGTAAATCCAGCCCTCGTTCATCAATTGAATAAAGGTGGCATCGATGCGATAGGACTAAGCGGATACGATGGGAAACTTTTAACATGTACAGTTTTGAATGAAAAATTGTACGGTTTTGTTGGAGAAATCCTGGATGTCCGCACAGAATTAATAGAAACGCTTCTTGATGATGGGCTTGTGCCAGTTATTTCGTGCATCGGTGCAACAGAAGATGGAGCTCCTCTCAACATCAATGCGGACATCGTCGCAAGTAAGATTGCTCTGGCAATAAATGCAGACAGCCTACTACTTGTGACAGATACTCCTGGCATTCAAATAGAAGGAAGTGTTAGACAAACTGCATCACCGACAGAAATTGTCCAGTGGATTGAAACAGGCGAAATATACGGTGGCATGTTACCGAAAGTAAAAGCTGCACTTGATTGTCTAGATGCAGGCATTCCATCGGTGCAAATTATCGGACCGCAATTAGAAGGTACCACAAT
This window encodes:
- the argC gene encoding N-acetyl-gamma-glutamyl-phosphate reductase, with amino-acid sequence MKVGIIGASGYGGLELIRLLHNHPEVEQIELFTSSEEGTVFSHKYSHLMNIVDQSLQKIELDRLAEFDVVFSSAPAGVASTLLPPLIGKGPKLIDLSGDFRLKNLSQYEQWYKKEPAPALAVEQSVYGLTEWNYDAIRQAQLIANPGCYPTAVLLSLLPLLKANAIDASQLIIDAKSGVSGAGNQPSQMTHFSETNENTAIYKLNQHQHIPEIEQAFALFAKEIPPITFSTHLVPMTRGILATSYAPVVEGVSEAQLIECLKDSYANHPFVRVMHEKDKFGTNQVYGSNFCDLLVKVDPRTNRATIVSVIDNLVKGAAGQAIQNMNVQFGLKEITGLSLVPAFI
- the argJ gene encoding bifunctional glutamate N-acetyltransferase/amino-acid acetyltransferase ArgJ produces the protein MTTNFSALKRISGNNIVSPIGFKATGIHCGIKYKKNDLALLVSEVPANVAGVFTTNAIQAAPLIVTKEAMQQTGKMQAIIVNSGNANACTGQQGLKDARLMQQKAAEKLGIAPELVGVASTGIIGEMMRMEPIVKGIQKLQPNSDLEGSILFSQAILTTDTVTKNTAYSTVIDGEKVIIAGTAKGSGMIDPNMATMLGFITTDASIESIHLQAALKTVTDLTFNSITVDGDTSTNDMVLVMANGMAGNNSLTPAHPDWEQFIETLHAVSRDLAKMIAKDGEGATKLIEVEVSGAVSDIEARKIAKTVVGSPLVKTAIFGCDANWGRIIAAVGYSGATLDPNTIKIKIGPTPVVENGEPLPFSEAQLLAYLKQPEVKIFVDVHQGNGKGVAWGCDLTYDYVQINATYRS
- the argB gene encoding acetylglutamate kinase is translated as MTMSKSTQHIARKRVVVKLGGSMLEGLNEDFFANIIQLQKADNDVVLVHGGGPFINKELAKNKVLSSVVNGIRVTSKEAVGIVQSTLIGQVNPALVHQLNKGGIDAIGLSGYDGKLLTCTVLNEKLYGFVGEILDVRTELIETLLDDGLVPVISCIGATEDGAPLNINADIVASKIALAINADSLLLVTDTPGIQIEGSVRQTASPTEIVQWIETGEIYGGMLPKVKAALDCLDAGIPSVQIIGPQLEGTTIKCEEVFI